In uncultured Trichococcus sp., a single genomic region encodes these proteins:
- a CDS encoding BRCT domain-containing protein: MLRGEKIVFTGKLDTLSRKQAQALVTALGGKPQAAVTKDTTILVVGKANTNLFQEDPRSLKMQKVDTLQQEGYSVCVLSEQAFLEKALLHLNQVVGTMKGNRG; this comes from the coding sequence ATGTTACGAGGAGAAAAGATTGTATTTACTGGGAAATTGGATACGTTATCTCGGAAGCAAGCGCAGGCATTAGTCACTGCCTTAGGAGGGAAACCACAAGCAGCGGTTACCAAGGATACCACCATTCTTGTGGTCGGAAAGGCGAACACCAATCTCTTTCAAGAAGATCCGCGAAGTTTGAAGATGCAAAAGGTGGACACTTTACAACAAGAGGGGTATTCTGTTTGTGTTTTGTCCGAGCAAGCTTTTCTGGAGAAAGCCCTATTACACCTGAATCAAGTAGTGGGGACTATGAAGGGGAATCGTGGATAG
- a CDS encoding JAB domain-containing protein yields MTKKVEVEWKQEVVTEIVRVKQIVMERPIQYQDTIASTQEAGRFGVSEIGDEAQEVVLVVILNTKNKINAIHRVFTGSLNSSVAHPREIFRSALLNNGARILVYHNHPSCNTEPSEADLIFTKRMEEAGSILGIDLLDHIIVSGKEWLSLREYGIL; encoded by the coding sequence ATGACGAAAAAAGTAGAAGTGGAATGGAAACAAGAAGTGGTTACGGAGATTGTACGAGTCAAACAAATCGTAATGGAACGCCCTATACAATACCAGGATACCATTGCTTCCACGCAAGAAGCTGGACGATTCGGTGTATCTGAAATTGGAGACGAAGCCCAGGAAGTGGTCCTCGTGGTTATCCTGAATACTAAAAACAAAATCAATGCAATTCATCGCGTTTTTACAGGGAGCTTGAATAGTAGTGTAGCCCATCCGCGCGAAATCTTTCGAAGTGCTTTACTTAATAACGGTGCCCGCATTTTAGTCTATCATAACCATCCTAGCTGCAACACAGAACCCTCAGAAGCGGACCTTATTTTCACCAAACGCATGGAAGAAGCCGGAAGTATCCTAGGAATTGACTTGCTGGACCACATCATTGTTTCTGGCAAGGAATGGCTCTCTTTGAGAGAATATGGCATTTTATAA
- a CDS encoding MurR/RpiR family transcriptional regulator — MRFTDLVNEHYADLNETELLMCNYIMENIDIIPTMSTLEFARNSLSSKSSVIRFSQKLGFTGFTELRNFIKWQDHEERFDEQITFTNQVIKDIERLLNILKDRNWLPIYQIIDSVDNIYVITTGITQKNQAAELQRLFLLIGKPLQIIPGNGNSNEFRRILERLTEKDIVFVLSLSGENNRLESIIHQLELVKSKIVSITSLQNNWLSGKSDFNLYATTSRSPLPKDWWLQTASSFFVLIEAFAFGYMDYKRKESS; from the coding sequence ATGCGCTTTACAGATTTAGTAAACGAACATTATGCTGATTTAAACGAAACAGAGTTATTAATGTGTAATTATATCATGGAAAATATCGATATAATTCCCACTATGAGTACACTTGAATTTGCTAGAAATAGTTTATCCTCAAAGTCTTCAGTTATACGCTTTTCACAGAAATTAGGGTTTACTGGATTCACCGAACTTAGAAATTTCATTAAATGGCAAGATCATGAAGAACGTTTTGATGAGCAAATAACTTTTACTAATCAAGTAATTAAAGACATAGAACGTTTATTAAACATCTTGAAAGACCGCAACTGGCTCCCAATTTATCAAATTATTGATTCTGTAGATAATATCTACGTCATTACAACAGGGATTACACAAAAAAATCAGGCAGCAGAATTACAACGATTATTTCTTTTGATTGGTAAACCTCTGCAAATCATTCCTGGAAATGGTAACTCCAACGAGTTCAGAAGAATCCTTGAGAGACTAACTGAAAAAGATATCGTTTTTGTTTTATCATTATCTGGAGAAAATAATCGGTTAGAATCTATCATTCATCAATTAGAACTTGTTAAAAGCAAAATTGTCTCAATTACCAGTTTACAGAATAATTGGTTATCTGGAAAATCAGATTTTAACTTGTATGCTACAACTAGTCGCAGTCCCTTACCTAAAGATTGGTGGCTACAGACAGCCTCTTCGTTTTTTGTTTTAATTGAAGCTTTTGCTTTTGGATATATGGATTATAAACGCAAAGAATCCTCTTAA
- a CDS encoding 6-phospho-alpha-glucosidase, translated as MERKKQSVVIAGGGSTYTAGIVMMLIENQDKFPLRTLKFYDNDQKRQEIVAKACEVIVKERAPEIEFIATTDPEEAFTDIDFVMAHIRVGGLSMREKDEKIPLKYGVVGQETCGPGGMAYGMRSIPGVIELIDYMEKYSPNAWMLNYSNPASIVAEATRRMRPNAKIINICDMPVAIKKSIADILGLDSELEIVDRYYGLNHFGWWTEMYDKEGNDLMPRLKEHVQKYGYASAAEEGNPLLEEASWMDTFQKAKDVYAIDPETVPNTYLKYYLYSDYVVSHANPDYTRANEVMDNREKNVFAECKRVADNQSAKDTTIEAGEHAEFIVHLAAALAYNTYERMLLIVKNDGAIANLDDDAMVEVPCIVSKRGYEPLCMGKIPHFQKGMIEQQVAVEKLVVDAYEQKSYQKLWQALTLSKTVPSAKVAKQILDELIEANQEWWPTLS; from the coding sequence ATGGAAAGAAAAAAACAATCAGTCGTTATCGCAGGAGGCGGAAGTACTTATACTGCGGGAATTGTTATGATGTTAATTGAAAATCAAGATAAATTCCCTTTACGCACATTGAAGTTTTACGATAATGATCAGAAACGTCAGGAGATTGTTGCCAAAGCTTGCGAAGTGATTGTAAAAGAAAGAGCCCCAGAAATTGAATTTATTGCAACAACCGATCCCGAAGAAGCATTTACAGATATTGATTTTGTCATGGCTCATATCCGAGTAGGTGGATTAAGTATGCGAGAAAAAGATGAAAAAATTCCTTTAAAATATGGTGTTGTAGGACAAGAAACTTGTGGACCTGGTGGAATGGCCTATGGAATGCGTTCTATTCCGGGAGTCATTGAGCTGATTGACTATATGGAAAAATATTCCCCAAATGCTTGGATGTTAAACTATTCAAATCCAGCTTCAATCGTTGCTGAAGCAACACGTCGTATGCGACCAAATGCAAAAATCATTAATATTTGTGATATGCCTGTAGCTATTAAGAAATCAATCGCTGATATTCTTGGGCTCGATAGTGAACTTGAAATTGTTGACCGATATTATGGATTAAATCATTTCGGCTGGTGGACTGAAATGTATGACAAAGAGGGCAATGATTTAATGCCAAGATTAAAAGAGCATGTACAAAAATATGGGTATGCTTCTGCTGCTGAGGAAGGTAATCCTTTACTTGAAGAAGCCAGCTGGATGGACACTTTCCAAAAAGCAAAAGATGTTTATGCAATTGATCCTGAAACTGTACCTAATACGTACTTAAAATACTACTTATACTCCGATTATGTAGTTTCTCATGCCAATCCTGATTATACTCGGGCAAATGAAGTAATGGATAATCGTGAAAAAAATGTATTTGCTGAATGCAAGAGGGTCGCAGACAATCAATCAGCAAAAGATACTACTATTGAAGCTGGCGAACATGCAGAGTTTATTGTACATTTAGCAGCAGCATTAGCTTACAATACCTACGAACGTATGCTATTAATTGTAAAAAATGACGGAGCAATTGCTAATTTAGATGATGATGCGATGGTTGAAGTGCCTTGTATTGTAAGTAAACGTGGTTATGAACCACTATGTATGGGTAAAATTCCTCATTTCCAAAAAGGAATGATTGAACAACAAGTAGCAGTTGAAAAATTAGTAGTAGATGCTTATGAACAAAAATCTTATCAAAAATTATGGCAAGCATTGACTCTATCAAAAACAGTTCCTTCAGCTAAAGTCGCAAAACAAATTTTAGATGAGCTAATTGAAGCAAATCAAGAGTGGTGGCCAACATTAAGTTAA
- a CDS encoding PTS transporter subunit EIIC: MKENVSQAMQKFSRSVIVPVKFMAVMGLFLAFSVILQLQFMPSFLQTFGTLIKTMMDSMLNNLSLIFCIGIASSLANKKKVEASLIALISFLFFLAANNAWLILTNQIANPGEMGLFGTGQGMVLGFQVVDMNVFLGMIIGCIVGYFHNKFSDKKFVDFLSIYGESRFTFMLLIPVILILAVTMCYIWPIVNGLISSLSGFILTTGLIGVFVYSFGNRFLIPTGLHHLLWMPFCFTALGGTAEINGQVYSGAANIFYAQMANASTITTLDPSLRFATFGFVKIFGSIAVALAIIYCAKKERKDEVKGMVLPSMFVASVAGITEPLDFSFLFVSPLLWFVHSVLTAISETLLWALGARTYMLYGLIDTIVSNSAFSPSVTKFYIVIIVGIIMSVIWFVIFVFLIRKLDIKTPGRENLELAAEDNVITTSEVEENSQSELLNSNDVALVIDGLGGPNNIEHVTNCFTRLRVTVKDENKVEKGILEKVSQQKGIVENGKNIQVVIGMGVQTFKEEVCDVLGITE, from the coding sequence ATGAAAGAAAATGTTAGTCAAGCAATGCAAAAATTTTCTCGATCTGTTATCGTTCCTGTAAAATTTATGGCTGTTATGGGTTTATTCTTAGCTTTTTCAGTTATTTTACAGCTTCAATTTATGCCTAGTTTTCTACAAACATTTGGCACATTGATAAAAACCATGATGGATAGCATGTTGAATAATTTATCATTAATTTTTTGTATAGGTATCGCTTCTTCTTTAGCTAACAAGAAAAAGGTTGAAGCCTCCCTCATCGCTTTGATTTCATTTCTTTTTTTTCTAGCAGCGAATAATGCATGGTTAATTCTAACGAATCAAATCGCTAATCCAGGAGAAATGGGATTGTTTGGGACAGGGCAAGGAATGGTTTTAGGTTTTCAAGTTGTTGATATGAATGTATTTTTAGGAATGATTATTGGTTGTATAGTTGGTTACTTCCACAATAAATTTTCAGATAAAAAATTTGTTGATTTCTTAAGTATTTATGGTGAATCTCGCTTTACGTTCATGTTACTTATTCCTGTCATTTTAATTTTAGCAGTAACAATGTGTTATATTTGGCCAATTGTCAATGGATTGATTTCATCACTATCTGGCTTTATTTTAACAACAGGGTTAATTGGCGTATTCGTGTACTCATTCGGAAATCGCTTCTTAATCCCTACTGGTCTTCATCACCTATTATGGATGCCGTTTTGTTTTACCGCACTTGGCGGTACAGCAGAAATCAATGGGCAAGTATATAGTGGTGCAGCAAACATTTTTTATGCGCAAATGGCTAATGCTAGCACAATTACTACCTTAGATCCCTCTTTAAGATTTGCAACATTCGGTTTTGTAAAAATATTTGGTTCGATTGCAGTTGCTTTAGCAATCATCTACTGTGCGAAAAAAGAAAGAAAAGATGAAGTAAAAGGGATGGTTTTACCTTCAATGTTTGTTGCATCTGTAGCAGGTATCACCGAACCTTTAGATTTCTCCTTCTTATTTGTTTCGCCTCTACTATGGTTCGTTCATAGCGTATTAACTGCTATCTCAGAAACACTTTTATGGGCATTAGGCGCAAGGACATATATGCTCTATGGATTGATAGACACCATTGTATCAAATTCAGCATTTAGTCCAAGTGTAACCAAGTTTTATATTGTGATTATCGTAGGAATTATTATGAGTGTCATTTGGTTCGTAATCTTTGTTTTCTTGATTAGAAAATTAGATATTAAAACTCCTGGCAGAGAGAATTTAGAATTAGCCGCTGAAGATAATGTTATAACTACCTCAGAAGTAGAAGAAAATAGTCAATCAGAATTGTTAAATTCTAATGACGTTGCTTTAGTCATTGATGGATTAGGTGGTCCAAATAACATTGAACATGTAACAAATTGTTTTACAAGATTAAGAGTTACTGTAAAAGACGAAAACAAAGTTGAAAAAGGGATATTAGAAAAAGTTTCTCAACAAAAAGGGATCGTTGAAAATGGAAAAAATATTCAAGTTGTTATTGGTATGGGTGTACAAACTTTCAAAGAAGAAGTATGCGATGTCTTAGGAATTACAGAATAA
- a CDS encoding GNAT family N-acetyltransferase produces MRVFKQLFSKLSSLKFKRKTAIQKETTAQIDILKNKGFEVLSVTKTEKANLIMYRHFLDDIPEEEEIRIFIGISVITSKGRSGRDPMLKAFFKNNFTTISLEDIEMADSFINQGLGSMLLNALLDIAKKRNIRRITGEISRVDIGHIERLVHFYEKHNFEVILCSGSTDVYKIGDLIWNRS; encoded by the coding sequence ATGCGTGTATTTAAGCAATTATTCAGCAAGCTCAGTAGTTTAAAATTCAAGCGAAAAACTGCTATTCAAAAAGAAACCACTGCTCAGATAGATATTTTAAAAAACAAAGGATTCGAAGTGCTTTCCGTAACCAAAACAGAGAAGGCTAACCTCATAATGTATAGACACTTTTTAGACGATATACCTGAAGAGGAAGAAATCCGTATCTTCATTGGAATTAGCGTCATAACTTCAAAGGGGCGTTCGGGCCGGGATCCCATGTTGAAGGCGTTTTTCAAGAATAACTTTACTACTATTTCTTTAGAGGATATCGAAATGGCAGATTCTTTCATTAATCAAGGGCTGGGCAGCATGCTACTCAACGCGCTTCTTGATATTGCAAAGAAAAGAAATATCCGTCGTATCACTGGAGAGATATCTCGCGTGGATATTGGCCACATAGAACGGTTGGTACACTTTTATGAGAAGCATAATTTTGAAGTAATATTGTGCAGCGGTTCTACCGATGTGTATAAAATTGGTGATTTAATTTGGAATAGAAGCTAA
- a CDS encoding ArdC-like ssDNA-binding domain-containing protein gives MTYRRKTPQEIKAAVLELSQEAKNKVEEYAQDSEGIRAYLTFMSKFYQYSPRNNALIKESFEGALAVKGFKQWKEEGFSVRKGEKAIEILIPSIAKYYKDTEGKLVPVSAADPLTKERIQNKEIPVMKQVAGFTKGHVFDITQTNAEEKDYPAYYPNKRVAFAFNGESFGAFNKALEGYARETVQSLSYQPIPTVAKGYYEVGTHKIVMNSRLTDSEKAKTLIHELAHAKMHGVNSPYKDTTTREQEMQAEMTAYVVAKSFGLDPADESIHYVANWTGKFAEIEDVERNLAAIQKTAREMIQGIDTHYGLELEKEAGKSTIEKESGIPVPEKADEISQHEELEEGKERPDKPYILIQNVQALVKDGQIPMEKGNFYTVEETEQIFEDMKEQPFKIRYQLFDSNATDPITDKKLTKTVSHSYRKGTFTQASYNQIAQLKDKGVQHTMQKVNERELE, from the coding sequence ATGACTTACAGAAGAAAAACACCGCAAGAAATAAAAGCGGCTGTGCTAGAATTGTCTCAGGAAGCCAAAAACAAAGTGGAAGAGTATGCGCAAGACTCCGAAGGAATTCGTGCATATCTTACTTTTATGTCTAAATTTTACCAGTATTCCCCTAGGAATAATGCGTTAATCAAAGAGAGTTTTGAAGGGGCTTTAGCTGTGAAGGGATTCAAGCAATGGAAAGAAGAAGGATTTTCGGTACGAAAAGGCGAAAAGGCTATTGAGATTCTCATTCCGAGTATTGCCAAATATTACAAAGATACAGAAGGGAAGCTGGTCCCTGTTTCGGCAGCAGATCCTCTTACAAAGGAGCGCATTCAGAATAAAGAAATTCCTGTTATGAAGCAGGTAGCTGGCTTCACCAAAGGGCATGTATTTGATATTACGCAGACGAATGCGGAGGAGAAGGACTATCCGGCATATTATCCAAATAAACGGGTTGCATTTGCATTTAATGGAGAGAGCTTTGGAGCATTCAATAAGGCACTGGAAGGATATGCTCGGGAGACTGTCCAATCCCTTTCGTATCAACCTATCCCAACCGTGGCCAAAGGCTACTACGAGGTCGGAACACATAAAATTGTAATGAATAGTCGTTTAACCGATTCGGAGAAGGCGAAGACATTGATTCATGAATTGGCACACGCCAAAATGCATGGAGTGAACAGTCCGTATAAGGATACAACAACCCGAGAACAGGAAATGCAGGCAGAAATGACAGCCTATGTAGTCGCAAAATCATTTGGTTTGGATCCGGCAGATGAATCAATCCATTATGTGGCCAACTGGACAGGGAAATTTGCGGAGATTGAAGATGTCGAAAGGAATTTAGCGGCAATCCAAAAGACCGCACGTGAAATGATTCAGGGGATTGATACGCACTATGGATTAGAGCTAGAAAAAGAAGCTGGAAAAAGCACAATAGAAAAAGAGTCCGGTATTCCTGTTCCAGAAAAGGCGGACGAAATCAGTCAACACGAGGAACTTGAAGAAGGTAAAGAGAGACCCGATAAGCCCTATATCCTGATTCAGAATGTACAGGCGTTGGTAAAGGACGGACAGATTCCGATGGAGAAAGGTAATTTCTACACAGTCGAAGAGACGGAACAAATTTTTGAAGATATGAAGGAGCAGCCGTTCAAAATCCGATACCAACTATTTGACAGTAATGCGACAGACCCGATTACAGACAAAAAGCTAACCAAGACGGTTTCGCATTCTTATCGAAAAGGGACCTTTACACAAGCGTCTTATAATCAGATTGCGCAGCTAAAAGATAAAGGCGTGCAACATACTATGCAGAAGGTAAATGAGAGAGAACTTGAATAA
- the mobP2 gene encoding MobP2 family relaxase produces the protein MTTPAFVLKSEFELPGTNAKGYAGIVDYMTDKEKVKKGEVYNTPDYFPEGILSYMADEKKASGLFTKDKDFVDKNSIRELKESYQQAEQNGSLQWKFVGSFDNEWLKENQILDPEGEVREQALKKAVRVMMDRLIKEEKFIPSQTIWAASFHHNTDNLHFHISLVEKESSRELVKRRQKKIEKSLSPTGMQIRFYRDQGGACLQPKGKLKQATLDKMKSSFLSELTRSSRKQFLERQTTLRDNLVHELQLPQETIAQKRELFRILQTLPKDKKNWQYKTITREYPIAKERIDSYTQRYLRDSGKKITFQRVLEEEARFRERLYGGNHNYKQNQMADLEYRLGNRLLKELKVQLGEKNKLRSVSRTLQKNQKENVPSAIRFTLRDRRRLDRAMGDTYQKKLNLLYYEQNEREAEYVRHRQEYGLE, from the coding sequence ATGACAACACCTGCCTTCGTTTTAAAATCGGAATTTGAATTACCAGGTACGAACGCCAAGGGATACGCCGGTATCGTCGACTACATGACGGATAAAGAAAAAGTAAAGAAGGGTGAAGTGTACAATACGCCGGATTATTTTCCTGAAGGCATTCTATCCTATATGGCTGACGAGAAAAAAGCCAGTGGCCTCTTTACCAAGGATAAAGATTTTGTCGATAAAAATTCAATCCGGGAATTAAAAGAAAGCTATCAACAAGCGGAACAAAATGGCAGCTTGCAATGGAAGTTTGTGGGGTCCTTCGACAACGAGTGGCTAAAAGAAAATCAAATCCTGGATCCGGAGGGAGAGGTGCGAGAGCAGGCGCTCAAGAAAGCGGTCCGCGTCATGATGGATCGCTTGATTAAAGAGGAAAAATTTATTCCGAGTCAAACGATTTGGGCGGCCTCGTTCCACCATAATACAGACAATCTACATTTTCATATTTCGCTAGTCGAAAAAGAAAGTTCACGCGAACTGGTGAAAAGACGCCAGAAAAAAATAGAAAAGTCATTGTCGCCAACCGGCATGCAGATACGATTCTATCGGGATCAAGGAGGCGCTTGTTTACAACCGAAAGGGAAGCTGAAGCAAGCAACATTGGACAAAATGAAGAGCAGTTTTTTGAGCGAATTGACGCGTTCAAGCCGAAAACAGTTTCTCGAAAGGCAAACAACTCTACGTGACAACCTGGTCCATGAATTGCAGTTGCCCCAAGAAACGATCGCACAAAAAAGGGAGTTATTTCGGATTCTTCAAACGCTTCCGAAAGATAAAAAGAATTGGCAGTATAAAACGATCACTAGGGAATATCCGATCGCAAAGGAGCGAATAGATAGCTATACCCAACGGTATCTACGTGACTCCGGGAAAAAAATAACCTTTCAACGAGTGTTGGAAGAAGAGGCGCGTTTTCGCGAGCGACTGTATGGAGGGAATCACAATTACAAACAGAATCAAATGGCTGATTTGGAGTATCGGCTGGGGAATCGACTCCTAAAAGAACTGAAGGTGCAGCTAGGAGAAAAAAATAAATTACGCAGTGTGAGCCGGACGTTACAAAAAAATCAGAAAGAAAATGTACCCAGTGCGATTCGTTTTACGTTACGTGATCGCCGAAGGTTAGATCGCGCCATGGGAGATACCTATCAGAAAAAATTGAATCTCTTATACTACGAGCAAAATGAACGCGAAGCGGAGTACGTAAGGCACAGACAAGAGTATGGATTGGAATAA
- a CDS encoding bifunctional lysozyme/C40 family peptidase — protein sequence MHHSFYASMQLLQQPQVLLKKGWKVLVVLLLGLVVIAGSLGGVLSIFIGESESSTDSQAPIGFYGGNVGLSPETEQYRSMVQEVLTEYGIPEYESVILAIIQVESKGLLADVMQSSESAGLAPNAFTNPLQSIEQGVKYMKANIDYARERGVTDVGALLMGYNFGTAYIQYIARNGGVHTLELAEQYSKNIVAPSLGNTTGITMPYRNAISEANGKPYIYYNGGNFHYADLVGQYLVAGTGNQEAINGDVQHLLDVSKQYLGVPYVWGGKTPNGWDCSGFVGWVYKEAWGIEVSTWTVTQALVGDRIPVSEAKAGDMLFWGPTGAETHVAIYLGDGTFIHAPQPGDVTKITPLQYFQPDFAVRM from the coding sequence ATGCACCATTCTTTTTATGCTTCCATGCAGTTATTGCAGCAGCCCCAAGTGTTATTAAAGAAAGGATGGAAGGTTCTGGTCGTTTTGCTTCTGGGTTTAGTGGTAATAGCGGGATCCCTGGGAGGAGTCCTCTCGATTTTTATCGGAGAGAGTGAGAGTAGCACCGATAGTCAGGCACCGATCGGTTTTTACGGCGGCAATGTCGGGTTGAGTCCGGAGACAGAACAATACCGCAGCATGGTCCAAGAAGTATTGACCGAATATGGCATACCGGAATATGAAAGTGTAATTCTGGCTATCATTCAAGTGGAATCCAAAGGTCTGTTGGCAGACGTTATGCAATCCTCGGAATCAGCCGGATTGGCACCAAATGCATTCACCAATCCGCTGCAAAGTATCGAGCAGGGCGTGAAGTACATGAAGGCAAATATCGATTATGCGAGAGAACGTGGTGTGACGGATGTAGGTGCCTTGTTGATGGGCTACAATTTCGGGACCGCATATATTCAATACATTGCACGAAATGGCGGGGTCCACACGCTGGAACTGGCAGAGCAATACTCCAAAAACATCGTGGCGCCTTCCCTTGGAAATACGACTGGCATTACGATGCCTTATCGAAACGCAATCAGTGAAGCGAATGGTAAACCCTACATCTACTATAACGGCGGTAACTTTCATTATGCGGACTTAGTAGGACAATACTTGGTGGCCGGAACAGGTAATCAGGAAGCCATCAATGGCGACGTGCAACACTTACTGGACGTTTCGAAGCAATATTTAGGCGTGCCCTATGTTTGGGGAGGAAAGACGCCCAATGGGTGGGACTGCTCCGGGTTTGTCGGATGGGTCTACAAAGAGGCCTGGGGGATAGAGGTCAGCACTTGGACCGTTACGCAAGCTTTGGTTGGCGATCGGATTCCGGTCAGTGAAGCGAAAGCAGGAGACATGCTTTTTTGGGGTCCCACAGGCGCAGAAACGCATGTCGCCATTTATTTGGGAGACGGTACGTTTATTCACGCGCCGCAGCCAGGGGACGTGACCAAAATAACGCCCCTTCAATATTTTCAACCCGACTTTGCGGTTCGGATGTAA